In Oncorhynchus clarkii lewisi isolate Uvic-CL-2024 chromosome 2, UVic_Ocla_1.0, whole genome shotgun sequence, one DNA window encodes the following:
- the LOC139369972 gene encoding uncharacterized protein, whose protein sequence is MHDDEYRNGFILKYHKAVGKTEETRRMQTYTWTQSGLDRSVAGQSSSPQVTSGQMSEIPSSYSRQYAYIYQHSPTREQVLMGTSPLLTSLWTNNAAAPQSTGVTSQSGNHHTLPGRVNSVALPTFQQGQGFLGVKNNNPQRLVKDGQGATIHCLPHINAPLNTNVMYHLSPASGSQQLVLGRQDGASSGTSASLAMGRSPNHVNHVVSGQDSRRIAVQAPHQGNPQTPNSLQSAQETTYNQLLYLLQNQNNDSRTEMNRVQHGAPVHTGSSNHSQMYPSQLLTGINNQVNVPNAAMGMPMHNISQNPPYNVQSTKYNPPFNNSPRHVPICPKSLPIPPQQNRLPSYCANNNSQLGPIGNNAHHASHPRLHIQGTDPTLHYKPDCTNVLVSNTGPSPSVPNYSIQSSVQHNRETAPPPYPVQQIRKSAPPPYPGQHSHGPVLNKTEHVVGAGAHFLQHLPNQGAAPTLHYKPKNNYVQLSNTGPSSSVTNHGMLSSGQRNCESVTPSHPIRQGYYITVTEDESGNGFRTENCIFIGDKPNESALVSQGSSASNAPSVLTAQKAIAVVQPLSQCMQTNTPLHVADKISLTTQAMSFLTGVGNVSKPGEHSCVQSPSQGQTTLALSASLTNESEQEVPRIRLESGADKTLTRGSETSDVEMAKTYSCFKSQRSLSNGLRAEKFDSQPLSNVECQATLRKELADTEMTTHVNVNQLSEETNEKVDSDEDIFDLSSIPVIKWTLGKLKELVDTVQRQKCTATPVESKILSLYWDGDGPKLMDAARSGMLQNIMQEVRSVCGDDDDMSSQSVIFSQARRKNWGQVEEKCAILKHDSVHPEFPAQESSWLNTNKQLDDIDKEFGFPWSLRYDQKTLQRGDEQPKLICTENEKSTVSANDMQTEVTQATRPTPSDSGAKEIQGSGLAHSSTQTLSLVKREKAGIIFSDPFSSLEINVLTPEEALQFFSGQLLQDEVNEDLLELPMEMDAELIELKDYSVEDKSSERVDVKLTDLKLKNKGDVQSEDYCCLSRWMSVFSGSTNSSSCKCQYKTKLGSAKATVNATALVEVTLSVEPSTTKAEQRECVHLRKSNGTAEEKSEENPVKNVNPQSWKSTGIEECQTIVLSDRKSETAHIYTNGVKSLPLSKAPALQLPINHTNIVEIEEVFSRYEDLIKVATSMSELVWDDVQPKQKLPGPFQKHVECVQELGVILEEGNPRGSEVVPTAPIPTSNLQPEATDKIGFLTSLSLAQRCHKHLSPKTNCSYKVKQKGVGLKRRCVESPHSNVPVPRKQRKMRDGLGPSFHLVPEVNLTDDDEDFEPPNTTTSKSLEEEKRSKGSNLQKPTEHGIGNNICRVGTVSLALFGSTLQRKDHNASRARPFADNAPAPPVTLSVNVNSWTTEPSETSPPVESPIKQSILSEWNNSFIPTKTKSRGKVPRLQNRRGVAPKMICAEMAKKIVALTNTDRGALSSERRATPERTVKAKQTLRRIERERILSGLKLRLKKSRIEAMPSGIPDIVEKGKYEIGNPASLPHEENSLMFSVLPESFNFKEVMDPPTQTGSMNDMAGPVAAKAENPKAIVQKSKGVWSVGIQKRYCPLTSLTTKVPKTSSTTFQKFQKKFKQKK, encoded by the exons AAATGGTTTCATTCTGAAATACCACAAGGCAGTAGGCAAAACTGAGGAGACCAGGAGAATGCAGACCTATACCTGGACCCAAAGTGGACTGGATCGATCCGTCGCTGGACAATCCTCAAGTCCCCAAGTTACCAGTGGTCAGATGAGTGAGATTCCAAGCAGCTATTCTCGtcaatatgcatatatatatcaGCATTCACCCACCAGAGAGCAAGTTCTGATGGGTACTAGTCCCCTTTTGACATCACTCTGGACTAACAATGCAGCGGCTCCTCAATCAACTGGTGTTACATCACAAAGTGGAAACCATCACACCTTGCCCGGAAGAGTTAACAGTGTAGCTCTTCCCACTTTCCAGCAGGGACAGGGGTTTTTGGGTGTTAAAAATAACAATCCACAGAGGCTCGTTAAGGATGGTCAGGGTGCAACCATTCACTGCCTCCCTCATATTAATGCACCACTGAATACAAATGTTATGTATCATCTAAGCCCAGCGAGTGGCAGTCAGCAGCTTGTACTTGGCAGACAAGATGGGGCCTCCAGTGGTACCTCTGCTTCTCTTGCAATGGGTAGGAGCCCCAACCATGTAAATCATGTAGTGAGTGGGCAGGATTCAAGAAGGATAGCAGTTCAAGCTCCTCATCAGGGAAACCCACAAACACCAAACTCTTTGCAAAGTGCACAGGAAACAACGTATAACCAACTGTTGTATTTACTTCAAAATCAGAACAATGACAGCAGGACTGAGATGAACAGGGTTCAACATGGAGCACCTGTCCACACTGGCTCATCAAACCACAGTCAGATGTATCCCTCTCAACTTCTCACTggcatcaacaaccaggtcaatGTACCAAATGCTGCAATGGGAATGCCAATGCATAACATTAGCCAGAATCCTCCGTACAATGTACAAAGTACAAAGTATAACCCCCCTTTTAATAATTCTCCAAGACATGTCCCCATCTGCCCTAAAAGCCTTCCCATCCCACCACAACAGAACAGACTCCCATCTTATTGTGCAAATAATAACAGTCAGTTAGGGCCCATTGGAAATAATGCACACCATGCCTCTCATCCTAGGCTCCATATCCAAGGCACAGACCCTACCCTACATTACAAGCCAGACTGCACCAATGTTCTGGTATCCAACACTGGACCATCTCCATCTGTGCCAAACTATAGTATACAGTCCTCAGTCCAGCACAACCGTGAAACCGCGCCTCCACCATACCCAGTCCAGCAGATACGTAAGTCCGCGCCTCCACCATACCCAGGCCAGCACTCCCATGGGCCCGTCCTGAACAAGACAGAACATGTGGTTGGGGCAGGAGCACATTTTCTGCAACACTTGCCTAACCAAGGCGCAGCCCCTACCCTACATTACAAGCCAAAAAACAATTATGTTCAGTTATCCAACACTGGACCATCTTCATCTGTGACAAACCATGGTATGCTGTCTTCAGGCCAGCGAAACTGTGAGTCTGTGACTCCGTCACACCCCATAAGACAGGGCTATTACATAACAGTAACAGAGGACGAAAGTGGAAATGGATTTAGAACAGAAAATTGTATTTTCATAGGAGATAAACCTAATGAAAGTGCTCTGGTCTCGCAAGGATCATCTGCAAGTAATGCCCCCTCTGTTCTTACGGCACAGAAGGCCATTGCAGTTGTACAACCACTATCGCAGTGTATGCAAACAAACACACCTCTACATGTGGCTGATAAAATCTCCTTGACCACCCAAGCTATGTCTTTCTTAACAGGTGTTGGAAATGTGAGCAAACCTGGGGAACATTCTTGTGTCCAAAGTCCATCACAAGGGCAAACAACCCTTGCGCTATCTGCTTCTTTGACAAATGAATCAGAACAAGAAGTCCCCAGGATCAGACTAGAATCAGGGGCTGATAAAACATTGACTCGGGGTTCAGAAACTTCTGATGTTGAAATGGCCAAGACATATTCATGTTTTAAGTCTCAACGGTCATTATCAAATGGGTTACGTGCAGAGAAATTTGATTCTCAACCATTATCTAATGTGGAATGTCAAGCCACTCTGAGAAAAGAGTTAGCTGACACAGAAATGACCACTCATGTGAATGTTAACCAATTGAGTGAGGAAACAAATGAAAAAGTCGATTCCGATGAGGACATTTTTGATTTGTCCTCCATTCCTGTAATCAAATGGACCCTTGGTAAATTGAAGGAGTTGGTAGATACTGTGCAACGTCAAAAATGCACTGCCACACCAGTTGAAAGCAAAATACTAAGCCTCTATTGGGATGGAGATGGGCCAAAGCTTATGGATGCTGCAAGATCTGGTATGTTACAAAATATAATGCAAGAGGTTAGATCTGTGTGTGGCGACGATGACGATATGTCATCACAGTCTGTCATATTTTCACAAGCCAGGCGCAAAAACTGGGGTCAAGTTGAAGAGAAATGTGCTATTCTTAAACATGATTCTGTTCACCCCGAGTTCCCTGCACAAGAGTCATCATGGTTGAACACAAATAAGCAGCTTGATGACATAGACAAGGAGTTTGGATTCCCATGGTCACTAAGATATGACCAAAAGACTCTTCAAAGAGGAGATGAACAACCAAAACTGATTTGTACCGAAAATGAAAAATCTACAGTCTCTGCCAATGACATGCAGACTGAGGTCACTCAGGCGACGAGACCAACACCCTCTGATTCTGGTGCTAAAGAAATTCAAGGGTCAGGTTTGGCACACAGTTCCACCCAGACCCTCTCACTGGTTAAGAGAGAAAAAGCAGGTATCATTTTTAGTGACCCATTTTCCTCCCTGGAGATCAACGTGCTGACACCAGAAGAGGCTTTGCAGTTTTTCAGTGGGCAGCTACTACAAGATGAAGTGAACGAAGACCTGTTGGAATTGCCAATGGAAATGGATGCGGAGCTGATTGAGTTGAAAGATTACTCAGTGGAGGATAAATCATCTGAGAGGGTAGATGTGAAGTTGACTGATTTAAAACTCAAAAACAAAGGGGATGTCCAATCAGAAGATTACTGTTGCCTCTCTCGTTGGATGTCAGTGTTCAGTGGGTCCACCAATTCTTCGTCCTGCAAATGCCAATACAAGACGAAATTGGGTTCAGCAAAGGCCACTGTGAATGCGACGGCATTGGTTGAGGTAACATTGTCTGTTGAACCCAGCACAACAAAAGCAGAACAAAGGGAATGCGTGCATTTGCGTAAATCAAATGGCACAGCAGAAGAAAAGAGTGAAGAGAATCCTGTAAAAAATGTGAATCCTCAATCTTGGAAATCTACAGGCATTGAAGAATGCCAAACAATTGTCTTGTCTGATAGAAAATCTGAGACTGCTCACATATACACAAATGGGGTGAAGAGCTTGCCTTTGTCAAAAGCCCCAGCACTGCAACTCCCCATCAACCACACAAACATTGTTGAAATTGAAGAGGTCTTCTCGCGTTATGAAGACTTAATCAAAGTAGCCACCTCAATGTCGGAGCTAGTTTGGGACGATGTACAGCCAAAGCAGAAACTACCAGGTCCGTTCCAGAAACATGTGGAATGTGTACAAGAACTTGGTGTTATTTTGGAAGAAGGAAACCCTAGAGGTAGTGAAGTCGTTCCTACAGCTCCCATTCCTACTTCTAATCTGCAACCTGAAGCAACAGACAAAATCGGTTTCCTTACATCACTTTCCTTGGCACAAAGATGTCACAAACATCTCTCTCCTAAAACAAATTGTAGCTACAAGGTTAAACAAAAAGGGGTTGGACTCAAGAGAAGATGTGTTGAAAGTCCTCATTCAAATGTGCCtgtcccaagaaagcaaaggaaaATGAGGGACGGATTAGGTCCCTCCTTTCACCTTGTTCCTGAGGTCAACTTgactgatgatgatgaagatttTGAGCCCCCTAATACAACTACTTCTAAGTCTTTGGAAGAAGAGAAACGTTCAAAAGGTAGCAATCTCCAGAAGCCAACAGAACATGGAATTGGGAACAACATTTGCAGGGTTGGCACAGTAAGTCTAGCCTTGTTTGGTTCCACGCTCCAACGCAAGGACCATAATGCTTCTCGAGCCAGACCTTTTGCAGACAATGCTCCAGCACCTCCTGTAACCCTCAGTGTGAATGTCAACTCCTGGACAACGGAGCCCTCCGAGACCAGTCCTCCAGTGGAAAGCCCAATCAAACAATCGATCTTAAGCGAGTGGAATAATAGTTTTATCCCGACAAAGACAAAGTCCAGGGGCAAAGTGCCAAGACTACAAAACAGAAGAGGCGTTGCTCCAAAAATGATTTGTGCTGAAATGGCTAAAAAGATTGTTGCCCTCACCAACACAGATAGAGGTGCATTATCCTCTGAAAGGCGAGCCACACCAGAAAGAACTGTAAAGGCCAAGCAGACTTTGCGGCGCATTGAAAGAGAAAGAATCTTAAGCGGCCTGAAACTCAGACTGAAGAAATCTAGGATTGAGGCAATGCCATCCGGTATCCCTGATATAGTGGAAAAAGGTAAATATGAAATCGGAAACCCTGCTTCTTTGCCTCATGAGGAGAACAGTCTTATGTTTAGTGTGCTGCCGGAGTCATTCAACTTCAAAGAAGTCATGGACCCTCCGACACAGACAGGTTCAATGAATG ACATGGCTGGTCCGGTTGCTGCGAAGGCTGAGAATCCTAAGGCAATAGTCCAAAAATCCAAAG GTGTATGGTCTGTTGGCATTCAGAAGAGATATTGTCCTCTCACCTCTTTGACCACTAAAGTTCCCAAGACTTCCTCCACCACCTTCCAGAAGTTTCAGAAGAAATTCAAGCAGAAGAAGTAG